One genomic segment of Prochlorococcus marinus str. MIT 0919 includes these proteins:
- a CDS encoding TolC family protein, whose amino-acid sequence MRRISSKFIITTLLFNGAICCAISPFSDKVISAERDVNLKVPSQINEVKITKEIILAKEDILNLIKINSKELEIMRSRIEQAKYTLKSEISSWYPNLDVSGTGLPQYLSGTTYNESSADTSSKQLKASLSTTVRWYLVNPSRVPDIAAARDELDNAKIAYEIKLRDLFLEGLKQFFQLQKSNEEVRIAKDSILTSKQSLEEAEIRLDAGIGTKFEVLEAKAQLAKDKQLHTRKLGEKRINQRGLANILNLNYNTNPIIVSRPEIIGVWNTSLEESIINAYSYQKELKKLILDISINNSKANSVLASSQPKLSIFNTYSTSLSQGQVGVSNPDMSNNTFSDSNTIGLQFDWKIFDGGYGKSAYHSRKEKTKELEADFTSRKNQIRKEVEESFYNLEIAKNNINNTFNEVLAAKEALRLALLRLKAGITTQREVVSNQRDLTEAEVNYVVSITDYNSNLIKLRRETGINNLQACTQIKDVELEEKNEGSDSYMNSNTNEMSLPCKELI is encoded by the coding sequence ATGAGAAGAATCTCTTCAAAATTTATTATTACAACACTCCTTTTTAATGGAGCAATATGTTGTGCAATCTCTCCATTCAGCGATAAAGTTATAAGTGCAGAAAGAGATGTTAATCTAAAAGTCCCTAGTCAAATTAATGAAGTAAAGATTACAAAAGAGATTATTTTAGCTAAAGAAGATATTTTGAATCTAATTAAAATTAATAGTAAAGAATTAGAAATAATGAGAAGTAGAATTGAACAAGCTAAATATACTTTAAAAAGTGAAATCTCCTCCTGGTACCCAAACCTTGATGTTTCAGGGACAGGCTTGCCACAATACTTATCAGGTACAACTTACAATGAATCCTCCGCTGACACATCCAGTAAGCAATTGAAAGCAAGCCTTAGTACTACAGTAAGATGGTACCTAGTAAATCCATCTCGGGTACCTGATATTGCTGCAGCTAGAGACGAATTAGATAATGCAAAAATTGCATATGAGATTAAATTAAGAGACTTATTTCTTGAAGGACTCAAACAATTCTTTCAATTACAAAAATCGAATGAAGAGGTTCGCATAGCAAAAGACTCTATTTTAACTTCCAAGCAATCTCTTGAAGAAGCTGAGATTAGATTAGATGCAGGGATAGGTACCAAATTTGAAGTTCTTGAAGCAAAAGCGCAATTAGCCAAAGATAAGCAATTACATACAAGAAAATTGGGAGAAAAGAGAATTAATCAAAGAGGGTTAGCAAATATACTTAATCTCAATTACAATACAAACCCTATAATAGTTTCAAGACCTGAGATTATTGGAGTCTGGAATACTTCCTTAGAGGAAAGTATTATTAATGCATATTCATACCAAAAAGAACTAAAGAAATTAATACTAGATATCTCAATAAATAATAGCAAAGCTAACTCTGTTTTAGCTTCTTCTCAGCCCAAATTAAGCATATTCAATACATATAGTACTTCACTAAGTCAAGGCCAGGTTGGCGTGTCTAATCCAGATATGAGCAACAATACATTCAGCGATAGTAATACTATAGGTTTGCAATTTGACTGGAAAATATTTGACGGTGGATATGGAAAATCTGCTTATCATTCAAGGAAAGAAAAAACAAAAGAACTGGAAGCCGATTTTACTTCAAGAAAAAATCAAATTCGCAAAGAGGTAGAAGAAAGTTTTTACAATTTAGAAATAGCAAAAAATAATATTAATAATACCTTTAATGAAGTTTTAGCAGCGAAAGAAGCTTTAAGATTAGCATTATTAAGATTAAAAGCAGGGATTACAACCCAACGGGAAGTAGTTAGCAATCAGCGAGATCTTACCGAGGCTGAAGTAAATTATGTTGTATCAATAACAGATTATAATTCCAACCTCATCAAATTACGTAGAGAAACAGGCATTAATAATTTACAAGCATGTACACAAATTAAAGACGTTGAATTGGAGGAAAAAAATGAAGGCAGTGATAGTTATATGAATTCAAACACAAACGAAATGAGTTTACCTTGTAAAGAACTTATATAA